From a region of the Haloferax volcanii DS2 genome:
- a CDS encoding PINc/VapC family ATPase → MKIVPDTSAVIDGRVSERVDDGTYEGADVLVPEAVVSELESQANDGRDTGWEGLSELQRLAEFADDGVIDLNYVGRRPSSGETKGAGEGDIDALIRDIATERSATLLTSDVVQAEVAKAKGVSVEYVEAAVRGSGGLIIERFFDDQTMSVHLKTDTRPKAKRGAVGEMHYQPIADEPTDEATMKEWADDIVNSARAATDGFVELSEPGMDIVQFRDYRIAVARPPFADGIEITAVRPIVKTELDDYEFADELRDRLAERQRGVLIAGSPGAGKSTFAQAVAEFLNDSDYAVKTMEKPRDLQVGPDITQYTALGGDMAKTADSLLLVRPDYTIYDEVRKTEDFSVFSDMRLAGVGMVGVVHATRAIDALQRLVGRVELGMIPQVVDTVVYIEDGEVHTVYDVRTEVKVPEGLFAEDLARPVIQIRDFESGTPEYEIYTFNRQVVTVPLGEGGEEKESGVSRLAKQEIEREIRSIARGHVDVDLQGQNRAVVYVEEDDISYVIGKGGGRISDVEDRLGIDIDVRTHDEKPSSSGQHAGANAGGQSGASASAGGADEGVVVTPEVTSRHVVVRMDGHVGETVEVRADGEYLFTATVGRGGDIQVSRGSAIAEELENAIDRKQQITVVPA, encoded by the coding sequence ATGAAGATAGTGCCGGACACGAGCGCGGTCATCGACGGTCGCGTGTCCGAGCGAGTCGACGACGGCACCTACGAGGGTGCCGACGTACTCGTCCCCGAGGCGGTCGTCAGCGAACTCGAATCGCAGGCCAACGACGGCCGTGACACGGGCTGGGAGGGCCTTTCGGAGCTCCAGCGCCTCGCAGAGTTCGCCGACGACGGCGTCATCGACCTCAACTACGTCGGCCGTCGCCCGAGTTCGGGCGAGACGAAAGGTGCCGGCGAGGGCGACATCGACGCGCTCATCCGCGACATCGCCACCGAGCGGTCGGCGACGCTCCTGACGAGCGACGTGGTGCAGGCCGAAGTGGCGAAGGCGAAGGGCGTCTCGGTCGAGTACGTCGAGGCCGCGGTCCGCGGCTCCGGCGGGCTCATCATCGAGCGCTTCTTCGACGACCAGACGATGTCGGTCCACCTCAAGACCGACACCCGCCCGAAGGCCAAACGCGGCGCGGTCGGCGAGATGCACTACCAGCCCATCGCCGACGAGCCGACCGACGAGGCGACGATGAAGGAGTGGGCCGACGACATCGTCAACTCCGCTCGCGCCGCCACCGACGGCTTCGTCGAACTCTCCGAACCGGGCATGGACATCGTCCAGTTCCGCGACTACCGCATCGCGGTCGCCCGCCCGCCGTTCGCCGACGGCATCGAAATCACCGCCGTCCGGCCCATCGTCAAGACCGAACTCGACGACTACGAGTTCGCCGACGAACTCCGCGACCGACTCGCCGAGCGCCAGCGCGGCGTCCTCATCGCCGGGTCGCCCGGTGCCGGGAAGTCCACGTTCGCGCAGGCGGTCGCCGAGTTCCTCAACGACAGCGACTACGCAGTCAAGACGATGGAGAAGCCGCGCGACCTGCAGGTCGGTCCCGACATCACCCAATACACCGCCCTCGGCGGCGATATGGCGAAGACGGCCGACTCGCTGCTGCTCGTCCGCCCCGACTACACCATCTACGACGAGGTCAGAAAGACCGAGGACTTCTCGGTGTTCTCCGACATGCGTCTGGCGGGCGTCGGCATGGTCGGCGTCGTCCACGCCACCCGCGCCATCGACGCGCTCCAGCGCCTCGTCGGCAGGGTCGAACTCGGCATGATCCCGCAGGTCGTCGACACCGTCGTCTACATCGAAGACGGCGAGGTCCACACGGTGTACGACGTGCGCACCGAGGTCAAGGTGCCCGAGGGCCTCTTCGCGGAGGACCTCGCCCGCCCGGTCATCCAGATTCGGGACTTCGAGAGCGGCACGCCGGAGTACGAGATTTACACGTTCAACCGGCAGGTCGTCACCGTCCCGCTCGGCGAGGGCGGAGAAGAGAAAGAAAGCGGCGTCTCCCGGCTTGCGAAACAGGAGATCGAACGCGAGATTCGCTCCATCGCCCGCGGCCACGTCGACGTCGACTTGCAGGGACAGAACCGGGCGGTCGTCTACGTCGAGGAAGACGACATCTCCTACGTCATCGGGAAGGGCGGCGGCCGCATCTCGGACGTGGAAGACCGACTCGGAATCGACATCGACGTGCGGACCCACGACGAGAAGCCCTCGTCGTCGGGGCAGCACGCGGGCGCGAACGCCGGCGGACAGTCCGGCGCGTCAGCCTCCGCGGGCGGGGCCGACGAGGGCGTCGTCGTGACGCCCGAGGTCACCTCGCGGCACGTCGTCGTTCGGATGGACGGCCACGTCGGTGAGACGGTCGAGGTCCGCGCCGACGGGGAGTACCTGTTCACGGCGACGGTCGGTCGCGGCGGCGACATTCAGGTCTCCCGCGGCAGCGCCATCGCCGAGGAACTGGAGAACGCAATCGACAGAAAACAGCAGATTACGGTCGTTCCGGCCTAA
- a CDS encoding MarR family transcriptional regulator — protein sequence MAGTEEESLDDLPPSAKLVFKVLEYNGPLTQKGIVEESMLSARTVRYALERLEGIGIVDEDVYFADARQNLYQLTDLAPQQAQAKADGGKEKACCAE from the coding sequence ATGGCTGGAACAGAAGAGGAGAGTCTCGACGACCTCCCACCGAGTGCGAAGCTTGTTTTCAAAGTGCTCGAATACAACGGTCCGCTCACCCAGAAAGGCATCGTCGAAGAGTCGATGCTCTCGGCGCGAACTGTTCGCTACGCGCTCGAACGACTGGAGGGAATCGGTATCGTCGACGAGGACGTCTACTTCGCCGACGCCCGACAGAACCTCTATCAGTTGACCGATCTCGCGCCGCAGCAGGCGCAGGCCAAAGCCGACGGCGGCAAGGAAAAGGCCTGCTGCGCCGAATAA
- a CDS encoding EMC6-like membrane protein, with translation MATETQTGLSSHIRGVTVTTLACLAGIAAAVVSGAVVGTSPEAATNQLAVGILGALVLIQFPVLRVVGVDVNGFGAKDYLYVVFMTFALWFITFAILLTSGVQL, from the coding sequence ATGGCCACGGAAACGCAGACCGGACTCTCCAGTCACATTCGCGGAGTGACGGTCACGACACTCGCCTGCCTCGCCGGCATCGCCGCCGCGGTGGTTTCGGGTGCTGTGGTGGGGACGAGTCCCGAGGCCGCGACCAATCAGTTGGCCGTGGGTATCCTCGGGGCGCTCGTCCTCATTCAGTTCCCCGTGCTTCGCGTCGTCGGCGTCGACGTCAACGGGTTCGGCGCGAAGGACTACCTCTACGTGGTGTTCATGACCTTCGCGCTCTGGTTCATCACGTTCGCCATCCTGCTGACTTCGGGTGTTCAGCTCTAA
- a CDS encoding ribosome biogenesis/translation initiation ATPase RLI, producing the protein MADDSIAVVDLDRCSPDRCSYECSNFCPPNRTGKECITLRGEDAEQGGPDQVRISEEICLGETCGICVEKCPFDAIEIINLPSELDEEPTHRYGENAFSLYGLPVPEAGSVTGILGPNGIGKTTAVRALAGEMVPNLGNYDDDPTWEAVLDRFRGTELQNYVEQVRDGEVSIARKPQYVDQIPKQFDGTARELLEATDERGALDSYIDRLDIGPVVDNDIETLSGGELQRVALAATLARDRDFYFLDEISPYLDIGQRVTAARLIRELAEDEDRAVLVVEHDLAILDLLADTLHVAYGEPGAYGVITDPKSVRNGINEYLKGYLSNENMRIRPEAITFEEHAPRETTKAEPLVEYPDLAKSYGDGEFSLEVESGTIYNGEVLGVVGPNGIGKSTLAQLFTGDLTPDAGDLDFALDISYKPQYIEIDQPMRVDAFLSSITDQFGSSYWNTEIANPLQLNRIMERNLTDLSGGERQRVAIAACLSQDADLYLLDEPSAHLDVEQRVQATSAIRRYAENHDATVMVIDHDIYMMDLLADRLMVFDGEPSIEGHASKPQEMRDGMNDFLSDLDITFRRDERTQRPRINKPDSQLDREQKRAGEYYYAE; encoded by the coding sequence ATGGCCGACGATAGTATCGCCGTCGTCGACTTGGACCGGTGTTCCCCGGACCGTTGTAGCTACGAGTGCTCGAACTTCTGTCCGCCGAACCGGACGGGCAAAGAGTGCATCACGCTCCGCGGCGAGGACGCCGAGCAGGGCGGCCCCGACCAGGTGCGCATCTCCGAGGAAATCTGTCTCGGCGAGACCTGCGGCATCTGCGTCGAGAAATGCCCCTTCGATGCAATCGAAATCATCAACCTCCCGTCGGAGCTCGACGAGGAGCCGACCCACCGCTACGGCGAGAACGCCTTCTCGCTGTACGGGCTTCCGGTCCCCGAGGCCGGCTCGGTCACGGGCATCCTCGGCCCGAACGGTATCGGGAAGACGACCGCCGTCCGCGCCCTCGCGGGCGAGATGGTCCCCAACCTCGGCAACTACGACGACGACCCGACGTGGGAGGCCGTCCTCGACCGCTTCCGCGGGACCGAACTCCAGAACTACGTCGAGCAGGTCCGCGACGGCGAGGTCTCCATCGCGCGCAAGCCGCAGTACGTCGACCAGATTCCCAAGCAGTTCGACGGGACGGCGCGCGAACTCCTCGAAGCGACCGACGAGCGCGGCGCGCTCGACTCCTACATCGACCGCCTCGACATCGGGCCCGTCGTCGACAACGACATCGAGACGCTCTCCGGCGGCGAACTCCAGCGAGTCGCCCTCGCGGCGACGCTCGCCCGCGACCGCGACTTCTACTTCCTCGACGAGATTTCGCCGTACCTCGACATCGGCCAGCGCGTCACCGCCGCGCGGCTCATCCGCGAACTCGCGGAGGACGAAGACCGCGCGGTGCTCGTGGTCGAACACGACCTCGCCATCCTCGACCTGCTCGCCGACACGCTCCACGTCGCCTACGGTGAGCCCGGCGCGTACGGTGTCATCACCGACCCCAAGTCGGTCCGAAACGGCATCAACGAGTATCTGAAGGGCTACCTCTCGAACGAGAACATGCGCATCCGCCCGGAGGCCATCACCTTCGAGGAACACGCGCCGCGGGAGACGACGAAGGCCGAACCCCTCGTCGAGTACCCCGACCTCGCCAAGTCCTACGGCGACGGCGAGTTCTCGCTCGAAGTCGAATCCGGCACCATCTACAACGGCGAAGTGCTCGGCGTCGTCGGCCCGAACGGTATCGGGAAGTCGACGCTCGCACAGCTGTTTACGGGCGACCTGACGCCCGACGCGGGCGACCTCGACTTCGCGCTCGACATCTCCTACAAGCCGCAGTACATCGAAATCGACCAGCCGATGCGGGTCGACGCGTTCCTCTCGTCCATCACCGACCAGTTCGGTTCGTCGTACTGGAACACCGAAATCGCGAACCCGCTCCAGCTCAACCGCATCATGGAGCGCAACCTCACCGACCTCTCCGGTGGCGAGCGCCAGCGCGTCGCCATCGCGGCGTGTCTCTCGCAGGACGCCGACCTCTACCTGCTCGACGAGCCGTCGGCCCACCTCGACGTCGAACAGCGCGTGCAGGCCACCTCGGCCATCCGCCGCTACGCTGAGAATCACGACGCGACGGTCATGGTCATCGACCACGACATCTACATGATGGACCTGCTCGCGGACCGCCTGATGGTGTTCGACGGCGAGCCGTCCATCGAGGGCCACGCCTCGAAACCGCAGGAGATGCGCGACGGCATGAACGACTTCCTGTCGGACCTCGACATCACGTTCCGCCGCGACGAGCGCACCCAGCGCCCGCGCATCAACAAGCCCGACTCGCAACTCGACCGCGAGCAGAAGCGCGCCGGCGAGTACTACTACGCCGAGTAG
- a CDS encoding VOC family protein has product MTNDSPSDGSLTDDTHLDRVALRVGSLDRVVPFYRDVVGLAVERERDGSRAVLSAGETPVVVLDEDSDAPERGRREAGLFHLAVRVPDRGALGDVLARARTRASDTGATLSGASDHLVSEALYFRDPEGNGVEVYRDRPREEWPWTDDRRVSMDTLPLDLGALADDAAGDEVAPAGTDLGHVHLEVTNVPRSRDFYVDALGMRVRDEGYPGAAFVAAGEYHHHVGLNSWNTRSAPAGGSRGIEWFEIVVPDAATLDAVRESLVDAGHEIEQDGSDESGSGDGDATDAADASTATESLVLSDPDGIGVRVVRSR; this is encoded by the coding sequence ATGACGAACGATTCCCCATCCGACGGCTCGCTCACGGACGACACCCACCTCGATCGGGTCGCGCTCCGCGTCGGCTCGCTCGACCGCGTCGTCCCGTTCTACCGCGACGTGGTCGGCCTCGCGGTCGAGCGCGAACGCGACGGGTCGCGGGCGGTGCTCTCGGCCGGCGAGACGCCCGTCGTCGTCCTCGACGAGGACTCCGACGCCCCCGAGCGCGGTCGCCGGGAGGCCGGGCTGTTCCACCTCGCGGTTCGCGTGCCCGACCGCGGCGCGCTCGGTGACGTGCTCGCCCGCGCCCGAACCCGCGCCAGCGACACGGGTGCGACGCTCTCCGGCGCGTCCGACCACCTCGTCAGCGAGGCGCTGTACTTCCGCGACCCGGAGGGCAACGGCGTCGAGGTCTACCGCGACCGCCCGCGCGAGGAGTGGCCGTGGACCGACGACCGCCGGGTGTCGATGGACACGCTCCCGCTGGACCTCGGTGCGCTCGCCGACGACGCCGCCGGCGACGAGGTCGCGCCCGCCGGCACCGACCTCGGCCACGTCCACCTCGAAGTCACGAACGTCCCTCGTTCGCGGGATTTCTACGTCGACGCGCTCGGTATGCGCGTCCGCGACGAGGGTTACCCCGGCGCGGCGTTCGTCGCCGCCGGCGAGTACCACCACCACGTCGGCCTGAACAGCTGGAATACCCGAAGCGCCCCGGCCGGCGGGAGCCGCGGCATCGAGTGGTTCGAAATCGTCGTCCCCGACGCCGCGACGCTCGACGCGGTCCGCGAGTCGCTGGTCGACGCCGGCCACGAGATCGAACAGGACGGGTCCGACGAGTCCGGGTCCGGCGACGGCGACGCGACTGACGCGGCCGACGCGTCAACCGCGACCGAGTCGCTCGTCCTCTCCGACCCCGACGGAATCGGCGTTCGCGTCGTTCGCAGCCGCTGA
- a CDS encoding YbhB/YbcL family Raf kinase inhibitor-like protein: MIASDSSERRRGLTPRSPAFDDGCPIPRPHGYAAANESPPLRIGGVPPGTASLALVMDDPDAVKPAGEVWDHWFVWNVAPETDAIAAGETPPGAVEGTNSYGERGYGGPNPPDGEHTYRFLLYALDAPLDLDAGATKADLKRAIAGHVVAETKLAGSYAL; the protein is encoded by the coding sequence ATGATAGCGAGCGATTCGAGCGAGCGCCGTCGCGGGCTCACCCCCCGGAGCCCGGCGTTCGACGACGGATGCCCGATACCCCGCCCCCACGGCTACGCGGCCGCAAACGAGAGTCCGCCGCTCCGCATCGGCGGCGTGCCACCCGGGACCGCCTCGCTCGCCCTCGTGATGGACGACCCCGACGCGGTGAAACCCGCGGGCGAGGTGTGGGACCACTGGTTCGTCTGGAACGTCGCCCCCGAGACGGACGCCATCGCGGCGGGCGAGACGCCACCGGGCGCGGTCGAGGGAACGAACAGCTACGGCGAGCGGGGCTACGGCGGCCCGAACCCGCCGGACGGCGAGCACACCTACCGGTTCCTGCTGTACGCGCTCGATGCACCCCTCGACCTCGACGCGGGCGCGACGAAGGCCGACCTGAAGCGCGCCATCGCGGGACACGTCGTCGCCGAGACGAAACTGGCCGGGAGCTACGCGCTCTGA
- the rtcA gene encoding RNA 3'-terminal phosphate cyclase, whose amino-acid sequence MRRLDGRNGGGQPLRTALALSLVTGESFEMTNVRGNRSTPGLKAQHVACVSVAAAVSNAAVEGGEVGSSTLRFSPDRVRTDPVEVAVGTAGSATLVCETVLPAAVALDDPLSLTVTGGTDVRWSPPADYHRHVKRPLCSRFGVEFGVSVPRRGFYPAGGGRLSLRIEPAEPTPLALDRRADPDELRVYSVESGSLAAAAVAERQVEGVRDALAEAGVDLPVRAAVSSVESDSPGSVVVAVARGEDDERAGDGSESVVAGFDAYGERGTPAEAVGSRAAASFLDWLGGDAPVDRHMADQLLVWVALAGGRLRIPAVTDHVRTNLDVIRAFGYDVTLLVGDDGDGAVVESDGGR is encoded by the coding sequence ATGCGACGACTGGACGGCCGAAACGGCGGCGGTCAACCCCTGCGAACCGCCCTCGCGCTCTCGCTCGTCACCGGCGAATCGTTCGAGATGACGAACGTCCGCGGGAACCGCTCGACGCCCGGACTGAAGGCCCAGCACGTCGCCTGCGTCTCGGTCGCGGCGGCCGTCTCGAACGCCGCGGTCGAGGGCGGCGAGGTCGGCTCCTCGACGCTCCGCTTTTCGCCCGACCGCGTCCGAACCGACCCCGTCGAGGTCGCCGTCGGCACGGCCGGGAGCGCGACGCTCGTCTGTGAGACGGTGCTCCCGGCGGCCGTCGCCCTCGACGACCCGCTTTCGCTCACCGTCACCGGCGGCACCGACGTTCGGTGGTCGCCGCCGGCCGACTACCACCGGCACGTGAAGCGCCCGTTGTGTTCGAGGTTCGGCGTCGAGTTCGGCGTCTCGGTGCCCCGCCGCGGCTTCTACCCGGCCGGCGGCGGCAGGCTTTCGCTCCGCATCGAACCGGCCGAGCCGACCCCGCTGGCGCTGGACCGCCGCGCGGACCCCGACGAACTCCGGGTCTATTCGGTCGAAAGCGGCTCGCTCGCGGCCGCCGCGGTGGCCGAACGGCAGGTCGAAGGCGTCCGCGACGCGCTCGCCGAAGCGGGCGTCGACCTCCCGGTTCGCGCCGCGGTCTCGTCGGTCGAAAGCGACTCGCCCGGGTCGGTCGTGGTCGCCGTCGCGCGGGGAGAGGATGACGAGCGCGCCGGCGACGGCTCCGAGTCGGTCGTCGCCGGCTTCGACGCCTACGGCGAGCGCGGCACGCCGGCCGAGGCGGTCGGGTCGCGGGCGGCCGCGTCGTTCCTCGACTGGCTCGGCGGCGACGCGCCCGTGGACCGACACATGGCCGACCAGCTGCTCGTCTGGGTCGCGCTCGCCGGGGGTCGCCTGCGGATTCCCGCCGTCACGGACCACGTGCGGACGAACCTCGACGTGATTCGAGCCTTCGGCTACGACGTGACGCTTCTGGTGGGCGACGACGGCGACGGCGCGGTCGTGGAGTCCGATGGCGGCCGGTGA
- a CDS encoding universal stress protein translates to MNFVVAVDGSAAADRALDHALSMLEPLGATVTIVHAVEPQVLVEGGEGPVAGVAGTGDRIVAESLEDAESRAERVLNAAAERAADAGVDAATELLYGDPVEAIPTYADEADADGIFVGHRGLSKRYEGLVGSVAKELVERASCPVTVVR, encoded by the coding sequence ATGAACTTCGTCGTTGCAGTAGACGGCTCTGCGGCCGCCGACAGAGCGCTCGACCACGCGCTTTCGATGCTCGAACCGCTGGGTGCGACGGTCACAATCGTCCACGCGGTCGAACCGCAGGTCCTCGTCGAAGGCGGCGAGGGGCCGGTCGCGGGCGTCGCGGGGACGGGCGACCGCATCGTCGCCGAGAGCCTCGAAGACGCGGAGTCGCGCGCCGAACGCGTCCTCAACGCGGCCGCCGAACGCGCCGCCGACGCCGGCGTCGACGCGGCCACGGAACTCCTCTACGGCGACCCCGTCGAGGCGATTCCGACCTACGCCGACGAGGCGGACGCGGACGGCATCTTCGTCGGCCACCGCGGCCTCTCGAAGCGCTACGAGGGGCTGGTCGGCAGCGTCGCCAAGGAACTGGTCGAACGGGCGTCCTGCCCCGTCACCGTCGTCCGCTGA
- a CDS encoding archaemetzincin family Zn-dependent metalloprotease, whose amino-acid sequence MLVDIVPIGDISAAVKREASAGLRSVYDCDVTVQSNQAIPEGAFDRSRNQYRAEQFIELASRIGRGEKNIGITEKDLYYRRRNYVFGLAYLNGNGSVISTYRLQTTSDGGITNKPAEEVLSDRVRKEVVHEIGHTLGLEHCDNNKCVMSFSPTVREVDVKEENLCGTCSRLVH is encoded by the coding sequence ATGCTCGTCGATATCGTGCCTATCGGGGATATTTCTGCGGCCGTCAAGCGGGAGGCATCCGCCGGACTCCGCTCCGTCTACGACTGCGACGTGACCGTGCAATCGAATCAGGCGATACCCGAGGGCGCGTTCGACCGGAGCCGAAACCAGTACCGGGCCGAGCAGTTCATCGAGCTGGCGAGCCGCATCGGGCGCGGCGAGAAGAACATCGGCATCACCGAAAAAGACCTCTACTACCGCCGCCGAAACTACGTCTTCGGCCTCGCGTACCTCAACGGCAACGGCTCCGTCATCTCCACGTACCGTCTCCAAACCACCAGCGACGGCGGCATCACGAACAAACCCGCCGAGGAGGTGCTGTCCGACCGCGTGCGAAAAGAGGTCGTCCACGAAATCGGCCACACCCTCGGCCTCGAACACTGCGACAACAACAAGTGCGTCATGTCCTTCTCGCCGACGGTCCGAGAGGTCGACGTGAAAGAAGAGAACCTCTGTGGCACTTGCAGTCGGCTCGTCCACTAG
- a CDS encoding UPF0146 family protein, translated as MKKSLRDALVGQLSGYDRAVEVGVGREPSVAAALAARGVDVVAVDVHDFPVPDGVSFVRDDVFARADAADLGPYAAAEVVYALNVPVELHRPAAEVARRADADFLFTTLGYDEPSVPVSRESLPGETLYVAERGRRDQRARRDSPGRSQE; from the coding sequence GTGAAAAAATCGCTGCGCGACGCGCTCGTCGGACAGTTGTCGGGGTACGACCGCGCGGTCGAAGTCGGGGTCGGCCGGGAGCCGTCGGTGGCGGCCGCCCTCGCCGCCCGCGGGGTCGACGTGGTCGCCGTCGACGTCCACGACTTCCCCGTCCCCGACGGCGTCTCGTTCGTCCGCGACGACGTGTTCGCCCGCGCCGACGCCGCCGACCTCGGCCCCTACGCCGCCGCCGAGGTCGTCTACGCGCTGAACGTCCCCGTCGAACTCCACCGCCCCGCCGCGGAGGTCGCCCGCCGCGCCGACGCCGACTTCCTGTTTACCACGCTCGGCTACGACGAGCCGTCGGTTCCGGTCTCCCGCGAGTCGCTTCCGGGCGAGACCCTGTACGTCGCCGAGCGCGGGCGACGGGACCAGCGCGCCCGGCGGGACTCTCCCGGTCGGTCCCAAGAGTAA
- a CDS encoding TIGR01548 family HAD-type hydrolase has translation MHADAVVLDIDGVLVDVADSYRRAIVESVDRHYGTTISRDEVQLFKDAGGFNNDWELTYAAALSVLAAREADLSVAAFTGEIEARGGGLDAAKATVEALLSEPSVVFDEWDPEALRETFQALYLGSDLYRDLEDGDPPFEAPGYIHDEPVLLRPETLDALGDRELGVVTGRPAAEADIALDRVALDVADDHRFTMDDWEEGKPHPAALVTVAERLGADSVVFVGDTLDDVKTALNADAADPERVYYGVGVLSGGLTGDDGRQKFSEIGAAAVVEDVNEVPDLLD, from the coding sequence ATGCACGCGGACGCTGTCGTCCTCGATATCGACGGAGTGCTCGTCGACGTCGCCGACTCCTACCGGCGCGCCATCGTCGAATCCGTGGACCGACACTACGGCACGACCATCTCCCGCGACGAGGTCCAACTGTTCAAGGACGCCGGCGGCTTCAACAACGACTGGGAACTCACCTACGCGGCGGCGCTGTCCGTCCTCGCCGCCCGCGAGGCCGACCTGTCGGTCGCCGCGTTCACCGGCGAAATCGAGGCCCGCGGCGGCGGCCTCGACGCCGCCAAGGCGACCGTCGAGGCCCTGCTCTCGGAGCCGAGCGTCGTCTTCGACGAGTGGGACCCGGAGGCGCTCCGCGAGACGTTTCAGGCGCTCTACCTCGGGAGCGACCTGTACCGCGACCTCGAAGACGGCGACCCGCCGTTCGAGGCTCCCGGCTACATCCACGACGAACCGGTGCTCCTCCGCCCGGAGACGCTCGACGCCCTCGGCGACCGCGAACTCGGCGTCGTCACGGGTCGTCCCGCCGCCGAGGCCGACATCGCGCTCGACCGCGTCGCCCTCGACGTGGCCGACGACCACCGGTTCACGATGGACGACTGGGAGGAGGGCAAGCCCCACCCGGCCGCGCTCGTGACGGTCGCGGAGCGCCTCGGAGCCGACTCGGTCGTCTTCGTCGGCGACACCCTCGACGACGTGAAGACGGCGCTGAACGCCGACGCCGCCGACCCCGAGCGCGTCTACTACGGCGTGGGCGTCCTCTCGGGCGGCCTGACCGGCGACGACGGCCGACAGAAGTTCTCCGAAATCGGTGCGGCCGCCGTCGTCGAGGACGTGAACGAGGTTCCGGACCTGCTCGACTGA
- a CDS encoding DUF7534 family protein → MGHLRAFVVTLLALDALVVVVGTYLLPPDPFAQLVLVGPLLLLAPVVAWWLVYRDGFERVQALVESDGGGR, encoded by the coding sequence ATGGGACACCTCCGCGCCTTCGTCGTCACGCTGCTCGCGCTCGACGCGCTCGTGGTCGTCGTCGGGACGTACCTCCTCCCGCCGGACCCGTTCGCGCAGTTGGTCCTCGTCGGGCCGCTCCTGCTTTTGGCCCCGGTGGTCGCGTGGTGGCTCGTCTACCGCGACGGCTTCGAGCGGGTGCAGGCGCTCGTCGAGTCCGACGGCGGGGGTCGATAG
- the npdG gene encoding NADPH-dependent F420 reductase: MRIALLGGTGDIGEGLALRWAYHTDHEVIVGSRDPDKARAKADEYETELSSRGRDVKVNGFTNEMAADRASVVVLAVPPYHVSDTVEAVSDSLSEGDVLVTPAAGMKRDDDGFHYHPPKAGSVTALVADAAPDDVPVVGAFHNLAAGRLADLDADLGIDTLLVADDEDAKETVRLLAEGIDGLRALDGGGLANAPEIEGITPLLINVARNNDGLHDLGIRFK; the protein is encoded by the coding sequence ATGCGAATCGCACTCCTCGGTGGGACCGGCGACATCGGCGAGGGCCTCGCCCTCCGCTGGGCCTACCACACCGACCACGAGGTCATCGTCGGGTCGCGCGACCCCGACAAGGCCCGCGCGAAGGCCGACGAGTACGAGACCGAACTCTCCAGCCGCGGCCGCGACGTGAAGGTAAACGGCTTCACGAACGAGATGGCCGCCGACCGCGCCTCCGTGGTCGTCCTCGCCGTGCCGCCGTACCACGTCTCCGACACCGTCGAGGCCGTTTCCGACTCGCTGTCCGAGGGCGACGTGCTCGTCACGCCCGCGGCGGGCATGAAGCGCGACGACGACGGCTTCCACTACCACCCGCCGAAGGCGGGGAGCGTGACGGCGCTCGTCGCCGACGCGGCCCCCGACGACGTGCCGGTCGTCGGCGCGTTCCACAACCTCGCGGCCGGCCGACTGGCCGACCTCGACGCCGACCTCGGCATCGACACGCTGCTCGTCGCCGACGACGAGGACGCCAAAGAGACGGTGCGCCTGCTCGCCGAGGGCATCGACGGCCTCCGCGCGCTCGACGGCGGCGGCCTCGCCAACGCCCCCGAAATCGAGGGTATCACCCCGCTTCTCATCAACGTCGCGCGGAACAACGACGGCCTACACGACCTCGGCATCCGGTTCAAGTAG